In a genomic window of Scyliorhinus torazame isolate Kashiwa2021f chromosome 5, sScyTor2.1, whole genome shotgun sequence:
- the LOC140421913 gene encoding uncharacterized protein: MKIPWKCGDCGKGFRFPSVLAAHRRIHTGERPFTCSVCEKGFIQLSTLLTHQRVHTGERPFTCSQCEKGFTQLSDLRIHQRVHTGERPFTCSQCEKGFTQLSHLWRHQRVHTGERLFTCSQCEKGFTTSSRLLAHQRVHAGERPFTCSQCEKGFTQSSHLQRHQRVHTGEKALTCPQCEMGFTQLFSLRIHQRVHTGERTFTCSQCEMGFTQLSDLRRHQRRHTGERPFTCSQCEMGFTTSSSLRKHQQVHTGERPFTCSQCEKGFAQLSNLRRHQRVHTGERPFTCFQCEKGFTQSSDLQIHQRRHAGERPFTCSQCEMGFTTSSSLRKHQQVHTGERPFTCSQCEKGFAQLSNLRRHQRVHTGERPFTCFQCEKGFTQSSDLQIHQRVHTGERPFTCSQCEKGFTTSSSLLAHQRVHTGERPFTCSQCEKGFTRLSNLQRHLRVHTREKALTCS; this comes from the coding sequence atgaagataccgtggaaatgtggggactgtgggaagggattcaggtttCCATCTGTGCTGGCCGCTCATcggcgtattcacactggggagaggccgttcacctgctctgtgtgtgagaagggattcattcagttatccaccctgttgacacaccagcgagttcacactggggagaggccgttcacttgctctcagtgtgaaaagggattcactcagttatccgacctgcggatacaccagcgagttcacactggggagaggccgttcacctgctctcagtgtgagaagggattcactcagttatcccacctgtggagacatcagcgagttcacactggggagaggctgttcacctgctctcagtgtgagaagggattcactacttcatcgagactgctggcacaccagcgagttcacgctggggagaggccgttcacctgctctcagtgtgagaagggattcactcagtcatcccacctgcagagacaccagcgggttcacacaggggagaaggcgttaacctgccctcagtgtgagatgggattcactcagttattcagcctgcggatacatcagcgggttcacactggggagaggacattcacctgctctcagtgtgaaatgggattcactcagttatccgacctgcggCGACATCAGCgacgtcacactggggagagaccgttcacctgctctcagtgtgagatgggattcactacctcatcgagcctgcggaaacaccagcaggttcacactggggagaggccattcacctgctctcagtgtgagaagggattcgctcagttatccaacctgcggagacatcagcgagttcacactggggagaggccattcacctgctttcagtgtgagaagggattcactcaatcatccgacctgcagatacatcagcgacgtcacgctggggagagaccgttcacctgctctcagtgtgagatgggattcactacctcatcgagcctgcggaaacaccagcaggttcacactggggagaggccgttcacctgctctcagtgtgagaagggattcgctcagttatccaacctgcggagacatcagcgagttcacactggggagaggccattcacctgctttcagtgtgagaagggattcactcaatcatccgacctgcagatacatcagcgagtccacactggggagaggccgttcacctgctctcaatgtgagaagggattcactacttcatcgagcctgctggcacaccagcgggttcacactggggagaggccgttcacctgctctcagtgtgagaagggattcactcggttatccaacctgcagagacacctgcgagttcacactcgggagaaggcgttaacctgctcttag